Within the Thermanaeromonas toyohensis ToBE genome, the region AACTTACAAGTAGCTGCAGGTGAAATCCATGCCTTATTAGGGGAGAATGGGGCAGGCAAAACAACCCTTATGAACTGTATCTACGGTCTTTATACCCCTGATGCAGGCCAGATCTTTTGGGAAGGCCGGGAAGTTAAGATTAATTCTATCCGGGATGCTATAAATTTGGGTATTGGCATGGTGCACCAGCATTTCATGCTAGTGCATAATTTTACGGTTTTAGAAAATATCATGCTCGGCTTGCCTTCTAGGAGGGAGCCTTTTTTAGATAAGGCTAAGGTGGCCAGGGAAGTTAAGGAATTGATGGAAGCTTACGGGCTCTATGTAGATCTTGATGCCCAAATATGGCAGCTGCCAGTAGGGCTACAGCAAAGGGTGGAGATCCTCAAGGCTTTATACCGGAAGGCCCGGTTATTGATTTTGGATGAACCCACAGCGGTTTTAACACCTGGTGAAGTTAAGGAGCTCTTTCACATTTTACGCCAATTAGTAGCCCAAGGATATGCGGTAATTTTTATAACCCATAAATTAGATGAAGTTATGGCCATTGCTGACCGGATAACAGTATTAAGGGATGGCAAAGTAGTTAAAACTTTGGAAGCTAAAGCAGCTGACAAAAAAATGCTAGCGCGGCTCATGGTCGGCCGGGAGATCGCTTACGAAAAACCTAAAACCTCAGCTACCCCTGGAGAAGAGGTCTTAAGGGTTGAAAATTTGCAGGCCTTAGATAATAAGGGACTGCCAGCTTTAAGAGGTGTTTCTTTCACCATCCGGCGCGGAGAGATTTTGGGGATCGCTGGAGTAGCAGGGAACGGTCAAACAGAACTGGCGGAAGTTTTAACGGGGCTACGTCAGGCCACGGGAGGCAAGGTGTTTTTTAAAGGGCAAGAAATCACCAACTGGACTCCCCGGGCTTTATACGAATTGAATATCGCTCATATCCCTGAAGACAGGCAACGCGTAGGACTTATCATGGACTTTTCGGTAAAGGAAAACACCCTTTTGGGTGTGTATTATCGTTGGCCTTTTGCTAAAGGTATCCAGATGAACCACTCTGTTATACGAGAGCATGCCGCAAAACTTATCCAGGAATATGGCATCCGCACCCCGGGACCAGAAGCCAAAGTGCGGTTTCTTTCGGGTGGTAATCAGCAGAAGCTCATTTTAGCCCGGGAGCTCTCACGGAAACCTGGACTTTTAATTGCAGTTCAACCTACTAGAGGACTGGATATCAGTGCTACAGAGTTTGTCCACCAACAGATACTGCTTCAACGGGAACAAGGGACAGCTATACTTTATATCTCTACCGAGCTAGATGAGATTATGAAGTTAAGCGACCGTATTGCTGTATTTTATAAAGGAGAAATCATGGGTATTTTAGAGCCTCATAAAACCGATATAGAGACCCTGGGGCTTCTGATGGCGGGGGCCCAACGTTTGGAAACAAATTAAAGGAGGACAAGGATGCCGGACAAACTATTGGGCTGGGTTAAAGTTTTCCAGCGGGAAGGTTTAAGCGGCATTTTAACTCCAGTTTTTGGTATCATTTTTGGTTTAGCAGTAGCCGCGATAGTTATTATCCAGCAAGGAGTAAGCCCTTTAGAGGCCTATAGGGAGTTATTTTTAGGGGCCTTTGGTGATTTAGGAAGTTTTACCTTTACCCTCTTGCGCTTTATACCTTTGGCTTTCACGGGTCTAGCTGTTACGCTGGCGTACCGGGGTGGAGTTTTTAATATCGGCGCAGAGGGCCAACTCTATGTAGCAGCCCTAGCCTCTACCTGGGTGGGGATATACCCGCTACATGGGCCAGCCTTTATACACGTATTTTTGGCTCTGCTCGCTGGTATGATAGCGGGTGCCTTCTGGGCTTTTATACCAGGTTATCTTAAGGCTACGCGCGGGATCAATGAAATTTTGACTACCATTTTAATGAATTACGTGGCTATAAATCTTGTAGGTTTAGCAGTCAATACTTTTCTTATGGAACCTGGGCAAAGCGCTCCCCAGAGCCCTCCTATACTTGATAGCGCAAGACTTCCCATTATTCTACCTGGCACTTTTCTCCACGCAGGGTTCCTGTTGGTTTT harbors:
- a CDS encoding ABC transporter ATP-binding protein, with product MPVLLELRGICKSFPGVKANDNVNLQVAAGEIHALLGENGAGKTTLMNCIYGLYTPDAGQIFWEGREVKINSIRDAINLGIGMVHQHFMLVHNFTVLENIMLGLPSRREPFLDKAKVAREVKELMEAYGLYVDLDAQIWQLPVGLQQRVEILKALYRKARLLILDEPTAVLTPGEVKELFHILRQLVAQGYAVIFITHKLDEVMAIADRITVLRDGKVVKTLEAKAADKKMLARLMVGREIAYEKPKTSATPGEEVLRVENLQALDNKGLPALRGVSFTIRRGEILGIAGVAGNGQTELAEVLTGLRQATGGKVFFKGQEITNWTPRALYELNIAHIPEDRQRVGLIMDFSVKENTLLGVYYRWPFAKGIQMNHSVIREHAAKLIQEYGIRTPGPEAKVRFLSGGNQQKLILARELSRKPGLLIAVQPTRGLDISATEFVHQQILLQREQGTAILYISTELDEIMKLSDRIAVFYKGEIMGILEPHKTDIETLGLLMAGAQRLETN
- a CDS encoding ABC transporter permease, which encodes MPDKLLGWVKVFQREGLSGILTPVFGIIFGLAVAAIVIIQQGVSPLEAYRELFLGAFGDLGSFTFTLLRFIPLAFTGLAVTLAYRGGVFNIGAEGQLYVAALASTWVGIYPLHGPAFIHVFLALLAGMIAGAFWAFIPGYLKATRGINEILTTILMNYVAINLVGLAVNTFLMEPGQSAPQSPPILDSARLPIILPGTFLHAGFLLVFILAWLVYWVLWHTTWGYEIRSVGANREAACYGGINVKRVMILTMTASGALASLAGSSEILGVQYRLLENFMVGYGYDAIAIALLGGLHPLGTLVAALFFGALRNGANSMQIAVGVPVSIVYVIQALAVLSIIATVAVRNIYFRQTFKKEER